Below is a genomic region from Longimicrobium sp..
CTTGCACGCAACGCCATTCCGACGACAGCGCGTGTGTCCTCCGGATGCACGATCGCGTCCACGTAGCCGCGTGCGGCGGCATAGCGCGCGTCGAGCTGGTGCTCGTAGTCGGCGCGCATCTCGTCCACCGACGCGAGCACCTCGGGCGGCGGCGCGACGCCGGACTTCTTCGCCTTGTCGAGCGCGGGGCCGTGCACGGCCTGCACCGCGGCCTCGCCCTCCATCACCGCCATGCGGCCGGTGGGCCAGCTGAAGATGAAGTCGGGGTCGAAGCCCTGCCCGGCCATCGCGTAGTAGCCCGCGCCCGAGGCGTGGTTCACCGTCAGCACGATCTTGGGCACCGTCGCCGTCGCCATCGCCTCCACGAAGCGGGCGCCGGCGCGGATGATTCCGCTGTGCTCGGCCTCGGTGCCCACCATGAAGCCCGAGACGTCCTGCACGAACAGGATGGGCGTGCCGTGGCGGTTCATCGTCTCGATGAAGAAGGCCACCTTGTCGGCGCTGTCGGCGTAGACGATCCCGCCGAACTTGGGCCGGCCGCCGTGCGGGTCCTTCAGCATTCCCCGCGCGTTGGCGATCACGCCCACGGGAATGCCGCGGATGCGCGCCGTGCCGCAGATCAGCTCCGGCGCGTAGTCGGCCTGGAACTCGTCCAGGTCGCCCGAGTCCAGGATGCACGACAGCAGCCGCCGCATGTCGTACGGCTGCTTGTGGTCCGCGGGAAGGATGTCGTACAGCTCGCGCTCCGGTCGCGCCGGGTCCGCGGGGTCCAGCTGCCGCTCGGTGGCCGCGGGGCGCGGGAGCTCGCGCACCAGGTCGCGGATCTTCGCCACGCAGGCGCGGTCGTCGGGAACGCGGTAGTGGGCCACGCCGGAGATGGCGTTGTGCGTCCACGCGCCGCCCAGCGTCTCGGCGTCCGCCGTCTCCCCCGTCGCCCCCTTCACCAGGTTGGGCCCGCCGAGCCCCATGAACGACGTTCCCTCCACCATCAGGATCACGTCGCTGAGCGCGGGAAGGTAGGCGCCGCCGGCGATGCACGGGCCCATGACCGCGGCGATCTGCGGCACCTTCAGGTAGCGCCGCATCACCGAGTTGTAGTAGAAGATGCGGCTGGCGCCGTACTGCCCGGGAAAGACGCCGCCCTGGTACGGCAGGTTCACGCCGGCGCTGTCGACCAGGTAGATGATGGGGACGCGGCAGCGCATGGCGACTTCCTGCGCGCGCAGGATCTTGGTGATGGTCTCGGGCCACCACGACCCCGCCTTCACCGTGGCGTCGTTGGCGACGACCACCACCTCGCGCCCGGCCACGGTGCCGATCCCGGTCACCACCCCCGCGCCGGGCGCCTGTCCCTCGTAGCGGTCGTACGCGACCAGGAGGCCGATCTCCTGGAAGCGGGTGCGCGGGTCGACCAGCAGGCCGATACGCTCGCGGGCGGTCAGCTTGCCGTCGGCGTGCTGGCGCTCGATGCGCCTGGGCCCCCCGCCCAGCCGGAGGCGGGCCTCGAGCTCGGCCAGCTCGCGGGCCAGCCGGCGCCCGCGCGACTCCGGCTCCGCGGGCGCCTCGGGGGCGTCGGCCACGGTGCTCACTGCGCGACCAGCTCGCGGTCGCGGCCGTGCTCCGCGAACCACTCGCGGATGTACTCCACCGCGGCGCCGGTGGTGGTGCCGGGGCCGAAGAGCCTGCCGATCCCCTGCCCCTCCAGCGCCGCCATGTCTTCCTCGGGGATGATGCCGCCGCCGGTGATCAGGATGTGGTCGGCGCCCTCGGCGTCGAGCAGCGCCTTCACCCGCGGGAAGAGCGTCATGTGCGCGCCGGAAAGGATGGACATGGCCACCACGTCCACGTCTTCCTGGATGGCGGCGTTCACCACCATCTCGGGCGTCTGGTGCAGCCCGGTGTAGATGACCTCCATCCCCGCGTCGCGCAGCGCGGCGGCGATGACCTTGGCGCCGCGGTCGTGCCCGTCCAGCCCGGGCTTGGCTACGAGGACGCGGATCTTCCGTTCGGACATATCGATGAACTTCTTCGTCGGATCGATGGATGAACGCGCTCCGCGGTCGGGGCGGAGCCTGCTGAACATAGGCCACCGCACGCGGTTGCGGCAAGCCGAGTGCCGGTGCGGAGCGAATCGCCGGGGAGCGCGGCGGCGCACGAACGAAGGGAGGGAGCGGAACCGGTCTCCGCTCCCTCCTTTGTGCCGATCGGCGGCCGCGCCGCCGCAACCGGACCCGCCGCGCGTCAGGGCGTGGGGCCGCAGTTGGCGGCGTCCATCTCCGGCAGCGGGAACGGCGCCCGGGCAATGGCGTCGCGGCACACCGTGCGTGTGGGCGGCGTGTCGTCGACGGGCGCGGCGTAGACGTACGCGCCGTACTGCGCGCGGCGCTTCAGGCCGTAGTACCACGCGCCGGAGATGTTGCCGCTGAACACGCCGATCACCATCTGGTCGGTGGGCATCGGCACCACCACCCGCCGCCACGGGTCGCCGGTGACGTCGTACTCCAGCGCGTCCACGCCGCGCGCGGCGTTCAGGATCAGGTTGTTCGCCAGCGTGTCGGTCAGCACGTCGGTGGTGGAGGTGCGGATCCGGCCGTTGCGGTTCACCCCGCCCCAGCCCACCTCGTGCTCCCCCGCGGTGACACCGTCGGGCGCGGGGGAGAGGATGTCGAAGCGCACGTAGTAGCCGCGGTCGCGGGCCCGCAGCCACACGGTCTTGGTGAAGGGGTAGGCGTACGTGGTGTCGGTGTAGCGCGCCGGCACCACGTGGTTGGCGTAGGTCCAGCGCACGGCGGCCAGCGTGTCGGTGTTCACCAGCACCTCCACCGCGGTGGGCGGCGTGATCACGCTGGCGGTGATGAACGTCCAGTCGCCGTACAGCGCCGAGTTCAGGTACGTCCACTGGCCGCCGCTGAACCCCTCGACCCGGTGGCTCCCCGTGTGGACGCTGAAGGTGCGCCGCAGCCGCAGCAGCCCGTTCTGCATCACCACGTCGGCGTCCGGCAGCGCCACCGCGCCGGTGTCGGCCCACGGCAGGCCGGCCACCGTGACGCGCACCGGCGAAACGGGCTCCAGCTGCGCGCCGTGGCCGGTGACCTCGGTGCTGAGATACACGCCGAACGAGAACTGCTCGACGCCCGGCGAAAGCTGGAAGCGCCAGGTGCGTGCGGGCGACACCTCCAGCGGCTTGACGATGACGGGATAGCTGTAGTACGGCTGGGTGCTGGCGGTGAAAGTGTCGTATCCGTCGGGGTCGGCCACCGCGACCTCGCCCTGGCCGGCGACCACCACCGGGCCCTGCGAGAAGAAGACGCGGATGCCGGTCACGGTGGTGCTGTCGGGCGTTCCCAGCCACTCGGACGCCAGGCTCTGCACGGTGACGTCGGCGCTCAGCACCTGCGTGGCGGAGTCGAAGGTGACGTTGCCGGAGCGCAGGCGGATGTAGACGCCCTGGCCGCCCACGATCCGCTGGGCGGAGGTTCCCGCGTTCACGGGGCCGGCCGCGTGGCAGGAGAGGACGAGGGTACGCCGCGAGGCCTTGCAGGTCAGGGCCTCCACCGCGGAGGCGGGCGGTGCGTTGGACGGCGCCTCGGGCCCGACGGGCGCCGCGGAGCGGTCGCCGCAGGCGCCGAGCACGGCCAGCGCCAGCGCGCCGGAGAAACGGACGAGCGAGATGGCCGCGCGGCGTGCTCCGCCGCGCGCTGAACGAGCTGGGTGGGTCATGGCTCTGTAAAAATGGGAAGCCGCGCGTGGGGCACGGCCGGGTCTGGGAACGGTGATCTCCTGCCGGAACCGCGGCTCGCGGCGAGAGGCGGAGGCCATGTGGAATTATTACATGGGACCCCATATTCCCGCAAGGACGACCGGAGCCAACCGCCAGGGAGAACCGATCATCCCCGGTACGGCCGCCGGTCGCGGTCGCGCCGAACCCTCAGGACACCTTCGCATGCAGGACACCTTCGCATGCCGGGGAGTTAGGGCGGAATCGCGGGGTCCGGGCGTCGTGATGGCGACGATTTCGCCAGAGGGCGGCTGTAATGGAGAGGCATCCGGATGTCACGATCCGTTGCGGCCTCGCGGGCGGCGCGGCGGGGGGGAGCGGGGCCAACGCGCTGCCGCCCTTCGGCTTGCGGTGCCGGACCGGTCCCGGTGCCGATCTGGCTCCGCACGGGGGGCGAGCACGTCACCTTCCGCGCACGCGGTGTCCGCATCCACACCGCGGCGCGTCATCAGACCGGATCTGGTAATCATCTGTGCGTAGAAAAACGCATAGAGAGACGTCATCCTGAGGCCGGCCACCGTCGTTGCCCCCACACGATCGGTTGCAGGCCGAAGGATCTGTGGGCGAGGTCGCACGTGCGCTTCCGGATTGCACGATCGATCTCCGAAATCGGTATCAGACCCGCGCGACCCAGGCGACCGGTCCGTTCCTTCCCCAACGCCGGCATCCCCTGCTGACCCGCACCGCGCGCCGTTCGATCGGATGATGCGCGCGACGGACCTGGTTCGCTGGACGGAAGATCGGGAGCGGAGGCGCCACCCCTCCGCTCCCGATTTCCGTTCGAGCATCGCCATCTTCATCCCCTCTTGCAAACCCTGTCGTTATCCGCAAAAATAGACGAGACGGCAGTCCGCACACCACACAACATGGGAGAGTCGGATGAAGACGCTGCGCCTGGAAGTGGAAACGCTGCGGGTTTCGACCTTCGAGGTCACTCCGGCGAACGAGAAGCTGGCGGAGATGCGCACCGCGGACAGCACCTGCCTGTTCACCCAGTGCCCGGTGACGATGTAGGGCACGCCGGATTTTCCGAAAAATGCCACGACGCGGCGGAAACCCCTCTTCCGCCGCGTCGCTCCTTTCAGGGCTTCGGCGGCGCCAGCTACGACGAGGACCTGCCCGATGACGATGGAGGCGGGACGTCGGAAAGGTGCTGCGCCACGACGTTCGCGATTCAGGGGAAGCGGAGCGTGAAGCGTCCCATGGCGCCGGCGGCGGCGCGCATCTTCTCGTCGGCGAGGGGATCACTGGAGAGCGGGATCATCTCCAGGATGGCGGAGATCGCGTCGCGCATCTGCGCGAACTCGCGCTCGGCCTGGCCGAGCGTGGGGAGCCAGCACGTGTGCATCATCCAGCCGTAGATGCCGCAGGTGATGGCGAACGGCACGACCTCGGAGCCGCGCTCCAGGGTGATGCGCGCGCCCCAGGGATGCTCGTCGTCGCGGAGGATGATGCCGCCCTCGGTGCCCGGCTGGCCGAGGGTGGATCCGTCCTCGGCCGGGAACCAGGCGGGCGGCTCGGGCGGATCCGTCTCGATCTCCATCTCCATCACCCGCCCCGCCGGCAGACGACGATGAGGTCCTCGCTGGTGTGGATGAAGGGCGCCAGCTCCCAATCCCCATACCAGTCCACGGGAACGAGGCCGGCCTGGCGGAGGAGGCGGTCCCACCCGGTCGCCGTGCGGACGCGCAGCTCGTGGTACTTCTCGCCGCGCTCCTTCCCCCGGCTCCAGCGCGTCCACTCGCGGCTCACGCCGTCTACGGCGTCGAACTCGCGCTCGACCCACACGGTCGTCCCATCGTCGGTCTCCCACCAGTCGCGGGTGGCGTAGTCGCCCACGATGTGGTCGCGGTGCATGGTCTCCAGCACGAACACGCCGTCGCCCCGCAGCGCGTCGCGGGCGCCCCGGAGAACGCGCAGGTCCTCGTCGTCGGAAAGGAAGTAGCCCAGCGAGGAGTAGAGGGAGATCACCGCGTCGAACCGCTCCTTCCACGGCACCTCGCGCATGTCGCCGCGCACGAAATCGACGCCGATGCCGGCGGCCGCGGCGCGCTTGCGGGCGCGGGCCAGCAGCGTCTCGGAAAGGTCCAGCCCGGTGACGCGGAAGCCGGCGCGGGCCAGCTCCACCGAGTGCCGCCCCCACCCGCAGGCCAGGTCCAGCACCTCGCCGCCGGGCGGGAGCGGCACCATCTCCCTGAGCCCCTGGATCTCGCGCGCGGTGCGCTGGGGGGTGAGGAAGTCGCGGTACAGCGAGACGAAGGTCTGGTCGAAGTAGTCCTCCCACCAGCCGCGCGCGCCGCTCACGCCGCCTCCGCCAGCCGATCGGGAAGCTCGTGCAGCGCGGCCACGCGGTCGCAGTCCAGGTGCCCCAGGCGGGAGAGCGGGTCGAGGAGGATGGCCCGCATCCCCGCCGCGCGGGCGCCGGCCACGTCGATCTCGTACACGTCGCCCACGTAGACGGCGTCGTGCGGCTCGATGCCCATCCGCTCCAGCGCCATGCGGAAGATGCGCGGGTCGGGCTTCTCCACCCCCACGCTCCCCGAGTCGATCACGAACTCGAAGTGATCGCGCAGCCCCACGTCCTGCAGCAGCGCCTCCACCCGCCCGTCGGCATTGGAGATGACGCCCAGCCGCCAGCCGCGGCGGCGCAGCTCCTCCAGCGTCTCCGCCGTCCGCTCGCGGACGCTGCACCACAGGTTGCGCTCGGCGTGCCGCGCGTAGAGGCGTTGGGCGATGGAGGGAAAGAGCTCGTCCCCGATCCCCAGCTGGCGGAAGACCTCGGCGAAGAAGACGCGGCCACGGGTGGCGTCGTCGCCGGCGCGGCCGGTGCGCACCAGCTCGTCGAGCAGCAGCTTGGCCCCGTACTGCGCGGCGATCAGCTCGCCCTCCGTGGCCGCCACGCCGTGCTCGCGCAGCGTCTCGATGACGAACGGGTGGTCCAGCCAGAGCAGCGTGTTGCCGACGTCGAAGAGAACGGCCTTCATGGATGCGAAGGTGCGAGAGTGCGAAAGTGCGAGAGTGCGAAGGTGAGGGGGAAGATAGAGGAGGAGAGGATGCGGAGCGAGCGGGCCGGAGCGACCGCCGCGCACCGTTCCCATGCCATGCCGCCCCTTCCGCGCCACATCGATCCGGAGATGGATGGAGAACCGGCGTTGCGCGAACCTTCCGCAACCGCTAGGTTCTGCCAACGCCCGTCCACGCATTTCGTCCAATCGCGCTCCCGCGGCCGGTTCCCTTCTCCACGGCCTTCCCCCACACGGGCGCGCGCCTCCGACATGTACGACGCATCAACCCGCGAGGCCGGACCGCCCGGCCCCGCGGCGCGCACGCGCGTTCCTGGCGTCGGCTCCTGCGCCATTCCTTGTCCGCCACATTTTAAGCGAGAGTCGATGCACCTCCCCACCGCCCGCGCCCTCGGGCCCGCGCTGCTCTTCGTATCGATGGCCGCCGGCGCCGCCGCGCTGGCCGCCTGCTCCGACACCCCGCCGACCGCCGCGGTGCCCGCCGGCCCGTCGCTTCCCGCGCACGCGCTGCAGGCGTTCGACTGCACCGCCAGCGCCGCCGCGCGCACGGTGAGCTGCACGCCATCGACGACGCTCGCCGGTCGGGCCCGGGGGGTCGTCATCGGCGGCCAGAACGTGAACATGAAGCTGACGTCCAGCAACGTGAGCTACGACGCGGGGAGCGAGATCTTCCAGTTCGACCTGACGGTGCAGAACCTGATGAACGAGGCCATCGGCACCCCCGACGGCACCGTGCCCGACCCCGACGGCATCCAGGTGTTCTTCGCCAGCGGCCCCACGGTCACGGTCGGCACGGGAAGCGCGAGCGTGGCGAACGCCGACGGGCTGGGGACCTTCACCAACAGCAACCAGCCGTTCTTCGCGTACCACCAGATCCTGGCGAAGGACGCGGTGTCGGCGGCGAAGACCTGGCAGCTGCAGATGCCGGAGACGGTCTCTTCGTTCACGTTTACGCTGTTCGTGGAGACCGACGTGCAGTACCTGCTGGTGATCAACGAGATGCTGGTGAACCCCGGCGGCACCATCTCCGACGCCAGCGGCGAGTGGATCGAGGTCTACAACGCCGGCACGCGCCCGGTGAACATGCAGAACCTGGTGATCGCCGACTCGGCGGCGGCCGGGCGCCGGGCGTACGACGTGATCGCGGCGTCGCTGGTGGTGCAGCCCGGCGGGTACGCCACGCTGGGGAGAACCACCAACACCACCAGCAACGGCGGCGTGCCCATCGACTACGTGTACACCATGAGCGGGTTCCCGAACAGCCTGGGCGCGTTCAAGATCGCCCGCGTGTACGGCACCGACACGCTTACCATCGACCGCACCCAGTACGCGTCGGCCGCGGTTTCGGCCCAGAACGGCATCAGCCGCGAGCTGAAGAACCCCGCGCTCGACAACGCGGACATGGACGGCAGCAACTGGGGCGACGCGTCCGTCACCGCGGTCTACGGCCCCGGCGGCCGCGGAACGCCCAAGGCGCAGAACTCGGTCTTCACGCCCTGATCCGGCGCGGTACCGGCCCCGGGAGATCGGATGAAGAAAAGCGGGGGGACCGGCGATGCGGTCCCCCCGCCTTCGTTGCGCATCGGAGCGCGCGCCGAAGCCCCATCCCGTGCGTTCCCGCGACAGAGCGGATGATCGTCCCGTTCCGGGCGGAGAAACTTCGCGACGTAGCAGTTCGTCGTCGCGAACATCCGCGCGGCTGCTTGCCTGATGAGACTGGTCTCCGCAGTCAGGTTGCAGTTCTGAAGATGAACATACGTTGCGCAGGGCGAGACATTCGGCTAAATTCGGTTGCCGCATCGTCCCACCCGCGGCACGTCTTCCGAACACCACGCGCCCCGAGCCGGGCCCCACACCGGCGCTTTTCGCTGCACGGGCGCGCGAAGCATCATGAACCCACCGATCGCGGGCGAGGCCGGAATCCACCGGCTCCGCAGGACGCGCTCGTGCCTTCGACGGCGAACGGTTTCTCCGTCGCCCTCCACTTCCTTCCGGGAGACCCGATGCCCCGCGTCCCTGCCGGTGTGTTCACGCCCGCCCGGCTTTCCGCGCTCGCGGCGTTCGGCGCCATGGCGCTGGCCGGCGCCTGCTCCGACGGCCAGCCCACCGGCGTGGCCACGGATCCTCGCGCCGCCACGCCCGCGCACGCGCTGGCCGCGTTCGACTGCACCGCCAGCATCGCCACGCGCGCGGTGCGCTGCACCCCGTCGGCCGTCCTGAACGGGCAGGCGCGCGGGGTCATCATCGGCGGCCAGAACGCGAACATCAAGCTCACGTCCAGCAACGTGAGCTACGACTCGCAGAGCGAGATCTTCCAGTTCGACATGACGGTGCAGAACCTGATGAACGAGGCCATGGGCACCCCCGACGGCACCGTGGCCGATCCGGAGGGGATCCAGGTGTTCTTCGAGAGCGGGCCCACCACGACGTCGGGGAGCGGGAGCATCGAGGTGGCCAACGCCGACGGCACCGACCTCTTCACCCGGAGCAACCAGCCGTACTTCGCGTACCACGAGATCCTGGCCAAGGACCAGGTCTCGTCGGCGAAGACCTGGCAGCTGCTGATGCCGGCCACGGTGGGGACGTTCACCTTCCAGCTCTTCGTGGAAACCGACGTGCAGTACCTGCTGGTGATCAACGAGCTGCTGGTGAACCCCTCGGGCACCACCATGGAGACCACGGGGGATTGGGTGGAGCTGTACAACGCCGGCTCGCGCCCGGTGAACCTGAACGGCCTGGTGATCGCCGACTCGGCCGCTTCGGGGCGGCGCCCGTACCACCTGATCTCGCAGGACCTGGTGGTGCCGTCGGGCGGCTACGTGACCGTGGGCGGGTCGACCAGCAGCACCACCAACGGCGGCGCGACGGTCGACTACTCCTACGGGGGGGCGCTGGCCCTGGCCAGCAGCCTGGACGCCTTCAAGATCGCGCGGGTGTACGGCACCGACACGCTCACCATCGACCGCACGCAGTACGCGCAGGCCTCGACCTCGGCCCAGGACGGCGTCAGCCGCGAGCTGAAGAACCCGGCGCTGGACAACTCGAACATGGACGGAAGCAACTGGGCCAGCGCGCTGGTCACGGCGACGTACAGCAACGGAACCGTCACCAACCGCGGTACGCCCAAGGCGCAGAATTCGACCTTCACGCCCTGATCCACGCGGGCGCTCCGGCAGATGAAGAACGAGCGGGGGGATCGGCTTCACGGCCGGTCCCCCCGCTTTCGTTTGCATCGGCTGAGGCAGGCGGCGGCGCGCGGAGCACCGGCGGCTGAAGCCGCGGCAACAACCACGGGAAGCCTCGCAAACTGCGCGAGGCTGTTCGGCTCGGGAGGAGTCGCCGGTTCGAGGGGACGGCCTCCCGTGATCGGGCGCGGCGTCGTACTCGACTCGCGAGGATGTCGGGGGCTCGTGGCGTCGAGGCGCCGGATCAGGGGCGGCGGAGGGTGACGCGCTTGAGGAAGGCGTCGTGCGCGGCGTCGCGGCGCAGGTCCGGGAGCGCGTCTGCGGCGCCCTCGTGCGTGGCGAAGGGGCCGGCCACCAGCGCCACGTAGCCGTCGCGCAGCTCGCGGTAGACGCTGGAGTTGGCGAGACCCACGTCGTAGCCCTTGGCCTTCACCGCGTCGTGGATCACCTTCGCCTCGGCCATCTGGTCGGCGGTGAACGAGGCGATGATGACCACGAAGACGGTGTCGCCCCGCCCGAAGGCGCCGCCGTTGGTCACGCGGTACCACTCGGCCCACGCCAGCTGCGGCCCGCCCGCCGGTCCGGCCGGCGCCTGCGGCGTCTCCGCCGAGGGCCGCGCCGCCCCGCCACCGCCGGAACGGATGCGGCCGCGCGGGCCGTGCGGCCACACCAGCACCGCCGCGGCGAGCGCCAGCACCAGGAGCAGCAGGATCCACCCCGCCGGCCGCAGGCGCAGGCGGCGCCTCGGCTTCGGCGCGGCCTCGGTCGCCGCGGCGGCATCGGCGTCGCCCGGCTGCTGCGCGGGGGCGGCGGGCGGCGCGGCCACGGCCGAGGGCTGGAAGACGACGGGCGGGGGATGGGGAATGGCGAACGCCGGCGGCGCGGCCATGGTCCCGTCGGCCATCGGCCGCGGCGCGATCTCCGTCGCGTCGTCGGCCAGCGCGGACGCGGGGACGGAGTGCGGGGCCGAGGGGAGGATGGAGGCGTACCCGGCGGCCGAGGCGGCGTCGCGCGGGGGTGCGTGGTCCCACTCCTCCAGCGCGTCCAGGAAGGCGTCCGCGTCGGCGAAGCGCAGCGCCGGGTCCAGCCGCAGCGCGCGGCGGAGGACGGCGGCCAGCCGCATGGGCACCTCGGGCCGGCGCGACAGGAGGCGCTTCACCGCGCGCGCGGCCTCGCGGTCGTCGCCGGTGGTGTTCAGCCCGCCCGGGTGCTCGCCGGAGAGCATCTCCAGCCCCGTCAGCGCGAAGGAGTAGATGTCGCTGGCCGCCGTCAGCCGCATGCCCCCCGCCAGCTGCTCGGGCGACGCGTAGCGCGGCGTGTGCGGCGCGCCGAAGCGGGTGAGGCGTGCGGCCGTCTCGCCCGCCTCCTGCCGCACCTGCGCGATGCCGAAGTCCAGCACCTTCACCTCCCACCCGCCCGGCTCGGCCACCAGGTAGATGTTGGCGGGCTTCACGTCGCGGTGCACCATCCCCGCGCGGTGGCCGGCGGCCAGCCCCATCCCCCCCTCGCGCAGGATCTCCACCGCCTCCTCCACGGGGAGCGGGCCGGCGGCGCGGCGCATCCGCGCGGACAGGTCCTCGCCCGCCAGCAGCTCCATCACCAGGAAGTCGATCCCCAGCTCGCGGTCGGTGCCGAAGTCGTGGACCGTGACCACGTTGGGGTGGCGGAGCCGCGCCGCGGCGGTGGCCTCGCGGTGGAAGCGCGCCTTCAATCGCCCGGCCTCGTCCG
It encodes:
- a CDS encoding acyl-CoA carboxylase subunit beta, producing MSTVADAPEAPAEPESRGRRLARELAELEARLRLGGGPRRIERQHADGKLTARERIGLLVDPRTRFQEIGLLVAYDRYEGQAPGAGVVTGIGTVAGREVVVVANDATVKAGSWWPETITKILRAQEVAMRCRVPIIYLVDSAGVNLPYQGGVFPGQYGASRIFYYNSVMRRYLKVPQIAAVMGPCIAGGAYLPALSDVILMVEGTSFMGLGGPNLVKGATGETADAETLGGAWTHNAISGVAHYRVPDDRACVAKIRDLVRELPRPAATERQLDPADPARPERELYDILPADHKQPYDMRRLLSCILDSGDLDEFQADYAPELICGTARIRGIPVGVIANARGMLKDPHGGRPKFGGIVYADSADKVAFFIETMNRHGTPILFVQDVSGFMVGTEAEHSGIIRAGARFVEAMATATVPKIVLTVNHASGAGYYAMAGQGFDPDFIFSWPTGRMAVMEGEAAVQAVHGPALDKAKKSGVAPPPEVLASVDEMRADYEHQLDARYAAARGYVDAIVHPEDTRAVVGMALRA
- a CDS encoding cobalamin B12-binding domain-containing protein, yielding MSERKIRVLVAKPGLDGHDRGAKVIAAALRDAGMEVIYTGLHQTPEMVVNAAIQEDVDVVAMSILSGAHMTLFPRVKALLDAEGADHILITGGGIIPEEDMAALEGQGIGRLFGPGTTTGAAVEYIREWFAEHGRDRELVAQ
- a CDS encoding class I SAM-dependent methyltransferase → MSGARGWWEDYFDQTFVSLYRDFLTPQRTAREIQGLREMVPLPPGGEVLDLACGWGRHSVELARAGFRVTGLDLSETLLARARKRAAAAGIGVDFVRGDMREVPWKERFDAVISLYSSLGYFLSDDEDLRVLRGARDALRGDGVFVLETMHRDHIVGDYATRDWWETDDGTTVWVEREFDAVDGVSREWTRWSRGKERGEKYHELRVRTATGWDRLLRQAGLVPVDWYGDWELAPFIHTSEDLIVVCRRGG
- a CDS encoding HAD-IA family hydrolase — its product is MKAVLFDVGNTLLWLDHPFVIETLREHGVAATEGELIAAQYGAKLLLDELVRTGRAGDDATRGRVFFAEVFRQLGIGDELFPSIAQRLYARHAERNLWCSVRERTAETLEELRRRGWRLGVISNADGRVEALLQDVGLRDHFEFVIDSGSVGVEKPDPRIFRMALERMGIEPHDAVYVGDVYEIDVAGARAAGMRAILLDPLSRLGHLDCDRVAALHELPDRLAEAA
- a CDS encoding lamin tail domain-containing protein, translating into MHLPTARALGPALLFVSMAAGAAALAACSDTPPTAAVPAGPSLPAHALQAFDCTASAAARTVSCTPSTTLAGRARGVVIGGQNVNMKLTSSNVSYDAGSEIFQFDLTVQNLMNEAIGTPDGTVPDPDGIQVFFASGPTVTVGTGSASVANADGLGTFTNSNQPFFAYHQILAKDAVSAAKTWQLQMPETVSSFTFTLFVETDVQYLLVINEMLVNPGGTISDASGEWIEVYNAGTRPVNMQNLVIADSAAAGRRAYDVIAASLVVQPGGYATLGRTTNTTSNGGVPIDYVYTMSGFPNSLGAFKIARVYGTDTLTIDRTQYASAAVSAQNGISRELKNPALDNADMDGSNWGDASVTAVYGPGGRGTPKAQNSVFTP
- a CDS encoding lamin tail domain-containing protein; this encodes MPRVPAGVFTPARLSALAAFGAMALAGACSDGQPTGVATDPRAATPAHALAAFDCTASIATRAVRCTPSAVLNGQARGVIIGGQNANIKLTSSNVSYDSQSEIFQFDMTVQNLMNEAMGTPDGTVADPEGIQVFFESGPTTTSGSGSIEVANADGTDLFTRSNQPYFAYHEILAKDQVSSAKTWQLLMPATVGTFTFQLFVETDVQYLLVINELLVNPSGTTMETTGDWVELYNAGSRPVNLNGLVIADSAASGRRPYHLISQDLVVPSGGYVTVGGSTSSTTNGGATVDYSYGGALALASSLDAFKIARVYGTDTLTIDRTQYAQASTSAQDGVSRELKNPALDNSNMDGSNWASALVTATYSNGTVTNRGTPKAQNSTFTP